One segment of Saprospiraceae bacterium DNA contains the following:
- a CDS encoding response regulator, which translates to MKILVVDDEQDIKALFQQRFRREIREGAFQFAFCFSGEEALTFLQEHPSEAILILSDINMPGMSGLELLSKIREKTPAPPPFIVMITAYGDPEKQAEAMRLGANDFLNKPLDFNKLKEKLEQLQK; encoded by the coding sequence ATGAAAATTTTAGTCGTTGACGACGAGCAAGACATCAAGGCGCTGTTCCAACAGCGTTTCCGGCGCGAAATCCGCGAGGGCGCCTTCCAGTTCGCCTTTTGTTTCTCAGGAGAAGAGGCATTGACTTTTTTGCAGGAACACCCCTCTGAAGCCATCCTGATTTTGTCCGACATCAATATGCCCGGCATGAGCGGGCTGGAACTGCTGAGCAAAATCCGTGAAAAAACCCCTGCCCCACCGCCATTCATCGTGATGATAACGGCCTACGGCGACCCCGAAAAACAAGCCGAGGCCATGCGCCTCGGCGCCAACGATTTTCTGAACAAACCACTGGATTTTAATAAATTGAAAGAGAAATTAGAGCAATTACAGAAGTGA
- a CDS encoding response regulator: MSAKHKILVVDDEDDVAQLIRQKFRRQIREGEYEFVFAQNGKEALTRLHEHPDIEVVLSDINMPEMDGLALLQKIDETHPLLKTVIISAYGDMANIRTAMNRGAFDFITKPLDFNDLEQTLRKTLKFSEQLRETVRALQENNILKMYVDDSVLRFMCTREFESTLLVSETIEATIAFIDICGFTAISEREPPDEVVRLLNKYFDIIVKAIIAESGAVDKFMGDAVLAVFKGDDHLARALRSALAVNANIQSMKDTLSDAQTFLPKLSTGINTGEVISGNIGSDTLRRFDFTVIGDVVNTAQRLQSIAQPGQILVNQATYEKVGARFQCRPVGELTLKNKANAVMVWEVVG; encoded by the coding sequence ATGAGCGCCAAACACAAAATATTAGTCGTGGATGACGAAGACGACGTGGCACAACTCATCCGCCAGAAATTCCGCCGCCAAATCCGCGAGGGGGAATATGAGTTCGTGTTTGCGCAAAACGGCAAGGAAGCACTCACTCGGCTCCACGAACACCCCGACATCGAAGTCGTGCTTAGTGACATCAACATGCCCGAAATGGACGGCCTCGCCCTGCTCCAAAAAATAGACGAGACGCACCCGCTGCTCAAGACCGTCATCATATCAGCCTACGGCGACATGGCCAACATCCGCACGGCCATGAATCGCGGCGCCTTCGATTTCATCACCAAACCGCTGGATTTCAACGACTTGGAACAGACGCTCCGCAAGACCCTCAAATTCAGCGAGCAACTCAGAGAGACCGTTCGGGCACTGCAGGAGAACAACATCCTGAAAATGTATGTGGACGACAGTGTGCTGCGCTTCATGTGTACCCGCGAGTTCGAGTCCACACTGCTCGTCAGCGAAACCATCGAAGCCACCATCGCTTTCATTGACATCTGCGGCTTCACGGCCATCTCGGAGCGCGAGCCACCCGACGAAGTGGTGCGCCTGCTCAACAAGTATTTCGACATCATCGTGAAGGCCATCATCGCCGAGAGCGGTGCAGTGGACAAGTTCATGGGCGATGCCGTGCTGGCCGTCTTCAAAGGCGACGACCACCTCGCACGCGCACTCCGCTCCGCGCTCGCCGTGAACGCCAACATCCAGTCCATGAAAGACACACTATCGGACGCGCAGACCTTCCTGCCCAAACTCTCCACAGGCATCAACACGGGCGAGGTGATTTCGGGCAATATAGGCTCCGACACGCTCCGCCGCTTCGATTTCACGGTCATCGGCGACGTGGTGAACACCGCCCAACGCCTACAGTCCATCGCCCAGCCCGGACAGATTCTGGTCAACCAAGCGACTTACGAAAAGGTGGGCGCTCGCTTCCAATGCCGCCCTGTGGGCGAGCTGACGCTCAAAAACAAAGCAAACGCTGTGATGGTGTGGGAGGTGGTGGGGTGA
- a CDS encoding transposase family protein — translation MVALRYRDIREKKDRVLRLTGFQPVELEALCAKFTLVWEKYIKNNTLEGKPRKRQVRKERKNSMLPTSEDKLLFLLYEHKNYPTQEVLATQFGMKQPHANMWLKILRPILQETLQREGDLPQLVSEHLDRAIGERQRVIIDGVERPILRSGDNETQQEECSGKKKTLRQERADFGRR, via the coding sequence ATGGTAGCGTTACGATACCGAGACATACGTGAGAAAAAGGACCGAGTCCTTCGGCTCACAGGTTTTCAACCGGTAGAACTCGAGGCATTATGCGCCAAATTCACACTAGTTTGGGAAAAATACATCAAAAACAACACGCTTGAGGGCAAGCCCCGGAAGCGACAGGTCAGAAAAGAGCGAAAGAACTCCATGCTGCCCACCTCGGAAGACAAGTTGCTGTTTTTGCTGTACGAGCATAAAAACTACCCTACGCAAGAAGTTTTAGCCACCCAGTTTGGGATGAAGCAGCCTCATGCGAACATGTGGTTGAAAATCCTTCGCCCGATCTTGCAAGAAACCCTTCAACGGGAAGGCGATTTGCCGCAACTTGTTTCAGAGCATTTGGACAGGGCCATCGGTGAGCGTCAGCGGGTGATCATAGACGGCGTGGAGCGCCCCATATTGCGTTCAGGGGACAACGAAACGCAACAGGAGGAATGCAGCGGTAAAAAAAAGACATTGCGTCAAGAACGTGCTGATTTCGGGCGACGATAA
- the alaS gene encoding alanine--tRNA ligase translates to MTSRDIRRQFLDFFASQEHKIIPSAPIVAKSDPTLLFINSGMAPLKDFFLGNQKPPAPRVADTQKCLRVSGKHNDLEDVGFDGYHHTMFEMLGNWSFGDYFKKEAIAWSWELLTEVYKIPKDRLYVSVFKGDDKEKLPFDQEAFDVWKQFVSEDRILAFGKKENFWEMGDQGPCGPCSEIHVDLRPDAERLKKDGRALVNADDPNVIEIWNNVFMEFNRKADGSLEELPAKSVDTGMGFERLCRAVQGVASNYDTDLWKPLFHFLEKATGHHYEGTYPGINPEWLKSDVAMRVVADHLRAVSFTIADGEMPSNTGAGYVIRRILRRAVRYYYSFLNQKDPVMYRMVPILADEFHDVFPELKAQVDFVSRVVLEEEKGFLRTLESGLKRIESLTPSPSPKAEGGISGQQAFELFDTYGFPFDLTQLIAREKGWTVDEEGFKAALQEQKERSRKDAAKQVGDWTVLRDINQFEFVGYDQLEVDDAKVVKHRTVMLKGQPQYQIVLNKTPFYPEGGGQVGDTGYMTFGPNEKIRVLDTKKENDLVIHIVDQLPEFVMDRTVECSVDGWKRRLTENNHSATHLLHAALRKVLGTHVQQKGSYLDHETLRFDFQHFQKMTDEEIARVERLVNEKIRENIALEEARKLPIEEAKKAGAMMLFGEKYGETVRMITFDPSFSRELCGGCHVQRTGQIGFFKITAESAVAAGVRRVEAVTAAGAEAFIEQKLERLEVYDSAFKNPKDPSKAVLDLQEENKRLQKEIERFVQEQTNSLRDSLRSKVVVLNGIRHIAAVLPLSDANAVKTLAYELDRELGNAVIAFGSVANDKPLLTVKISDTLVKERGLNAGTIVRELAQKHLKGGGGGQAFFATAGGSDASGLEEAVKGVKGYF, encoded by the coding sequence ATGACTTCCCGCGACATCCGCCGCCAATTCCTCGACTTTTTCGCTTCCCAAGAGCACAAAATCATCCCCTCCGCGCCCATCGTGGCCAAGAGCGACCCCACCCTGCTGTTCATCAACTCCGGCATGGCGCCGCTCAAAGACTTCTTTTTGGGCAACCAAAAACCGCCCGCTCCCCGCGTGGCCGACACCCAGAAATGCCTCCGCGTTTCGGGCAAACACAACGACCTCGAGGACGTCGGTTTCGACGGCTACCACCACACCATGTTCGAGATGTTGGGCAACTGGTCGTTCGGCGATTATTTCAAAAAAGAAGCCATCGCGTGGTCGTGGGAATTGCTCACAGAGGTCTATAAAATTCCGAAAGACCGCCTCTACGTCAGCGTTTTTAAAGGCGACGATAAAGAAAAACTGCCCTTCGACCAAGAAGCATTCGACGTGTGGAAACAATTCGTGAGCGAAGACCGCATCCTAGCTTTTGGAAAAAAAGAGAACTTCTGGGAAATGGGCGACCAAGGCCCCTGCGGCCCTTGCTCCGAAATCCATGTGGATTTGCGTCCTGACGCTGAACGACTTAAAAAAGACGGACGCGCTCTCGTGAACGCCGACGACCCCAACGTCATCGAGATTTGGAACAACGTGTTCATGGAGTTCAACCGCAAAGCCGACGGCTCGCTGGAAGAACTGCCCGCCAAATCCGTTGACACGGGCATGGGTTTCGAGCGCCTCTGTCGCGCCGTGCAGGGTGTCGCTTCCAACTACGACACCGATTTGTGGAAACCGCTTTTCCATTTTTTGGAAAAAGCGACCGGCCATCACTACGAAGGCACCTATCCCGGAATTAACCCTGAATGGCTCAAAAGCGACGTCGCCATGCGCGTCGTGGCTGACCACCTGCGAGCCGTGAGTTTCACCATTGCCGATGGCGAAATGCCGAGCAACACCGGCGCGGGCTATGTCATCCGCCGCATCCTGCGCCGCGCCGTGCGCTACTATTACTCTTTCCTCAATCAAAAAGACCCTGTGATGTATCGCATGGTGCCGATTTTGGCCGATGAGTTTCACGATGTTTTTCCCGAATTGAAAGCGCAGGTTGACTTCGTGTCGCGGGTGGTTTTGGAAGAGGAAAAAGGATTCCTGCGGACGCTCGAATCGGGTCTGAAACGCATCGAAAGCCTCACCCCCAGCCCCTCTCCAAAAGCAGAGGGGGGCATCTCCGGCCAGCAGGCCTTCGAATTGTTCGACACCTATGGCTTCCCCTTCGACCTTACCCAACTCATCGCCCGCGAAAAAGGCTGGACGGTGGACGAGGAAGGCTTCAAAGCCGCTTTGCAGGAACAAAAAGAGCGTTCCAGAAAAGACGCCGCCAAACAGGTGGGCGACTGGACAGTGTTGCGCGATATCAACCAGTTTGAATTTGTCGGCTACGACCAACTCGAAGTGGACGACGCGAAAGTGGTGAAACACCGCACCGTCATGCTCAAAGGCCAGCCACAATACCAAATCGTGCTGAACAAAACGCCCTTCTACCCCGAAGGCGGCGGTCAGGTGGGCGACACGGGCTACATGACTTTTGGCCCGAACGAAAAAATCCGCGTGCTCGACACCAAAAAGGAAAACGACCTCGTCATCCACATCGTGGACCAGTTGCCGGAGTTCGTGATGGACCGCACGGTGGAATGTTCTGTGGACGGCTGGAAACGCCGCCTCACGGAGAACAACCACTCGGCCACACACCTGCTCCACGCCGCGCTGCGCAAGGTGCTCGGCACGCACGTCCAGCAGAAAGGCTCTTACCTCGACCATGAGACTTTGCGCTTTGACTTTCAGCACTTTCAGAAAATGACCGACGAGGAAATCGCCCGCGTGGAGCGCCTCGTCAATGAAAAAATACGCGAAAACATCGCCCTCGAAGAAGCGCGAAAACTGCCCATCGAAGAAGCCAAAAAGGCGGGAGCGATGATGCTCTTCGGAGAAAAATACGGCGAGACGGTGCGCATGATTACGTTCGACCCCTCCTTCTCCCGCGAACTCTGCGGCGGCTGCCATGTGCAGCGCACGGGTCAAATCGGCTTTTTCAAAATCACCGCCGAAAGCGCCGTCGCCGCTGGGGTGCGCCGCGTGGAAGCCGTGACTGCTGCCGGAGCAGAGGCATTTATCGAACAAAAATTGGAGCGTTTGGAAGTCTATGATTCGGCGTTCAAAAACCCGAAAGACCCCTCGAAGGCCGTCCTCGATTTGCAGGAGGAAAACAAACGCTTGCAAAAAGAAATCGAACGCTTCGTGCAGGAGCAGACGAACAGCCTCCGTGACAGCCTCCGCTCCAAAGTTGTGGTGCTGAATGGCATTCGGCACATCGCAGCCGTACTCCCGCTCAGCGATGCCAACGCCGTGAAAACGCTCGCTTACGAACTCGACCGTGAACTCGGAAACGCCGTCATCGCATTCGGCTCCGTCGCCAACGACAAGCCACTGCTGACCGTCAAAATCAGCGACACTTTGGTGAAAGAAAGGGGTTTGAATGCTGGCACCATCGTCCGCGAACTCGCCCAAAAGCATCTTAAAGGCGGCGGCGGCGGTCAGGCGTTTTTTGCTACGGCTGGGGGCAGCGATGCGAGTGGGCTGGAGGAAGCGGTGAAGGGGGTGAAGGGATATTTTTAG
- a CDS encoding SPFH domain-containing protein: MEKTIKPTSGWVMLSLCILLLAAGIALVVTKQIALGVIVLVLDVALITPGFLAIEPNSSRVMTLFGAYIGTIRDSGFYFANPFYTKKKVSLRAVTLDVHTIKVNDKQGNPIMIGAVVAYRVRDTFKAAFAVEHYADFVKIQSEAAIRKLAGMYSYDNLEDEEATVTLRANSDEINHQLAHEISERLEIAGIEVIEARINNLAYATEIAQAMLQRQQATAIVAARSKIVEGAVGMVEMALEHLSRKQIIELDEEKKAAMVSNLLVVLCGDKNAQPVLNTGTLHQ, from the coding sequence ATGGAAAAGACCATCAAGCCCACATCTGGTTGGGTAATGCTCTCGCTTTGCATATTGCTCTTGGCAGCTGGCATCGCCTTAGTCGTCACCAAGCAAATCGCGCTCGGTGTCATCGTTCTGGTGCTCGACGTCGCACTCATCACCCCCGGTTTTTTGGCCATCGAACCCAACAGCAGCAGGGTAATGACGCTTTTTGGCGCGTACATCGGAACCATCAGAGACAGTGGGTTTTATTTCGCCAACCCCTTCTACACCAAGAAAAAGGTGTCGCTACGAGCCGTGACGCTTGATGTGCACACCATCAAAGTGAACGACAAACAGGGCAACCCCATCATGATAGGCGCAGTGGTAGCCTATCGGGTGCGCGACACGTTCAAAGCGGCCTTCGCCGTGGAACACTACGCCGACTTCGTGAAAATCCAGAGCGAGGCAGCCATCCGCAAACTCGCGGGGATGTATAGCTACGACAACCTTGAAGACGAAGAGGCAACCGTGACCCTCAGAGCCAACTCTGACGAAATCAACCACCAGCTGGCGCACGAAATCAGCGAGCGATTGGAAATCGCGGGCATAGAAGTCATCGAAGCCCGCATCAACAATCTGGCCTATGCCACCGAAATCGCTCAAGCCATGCTTCAGCGCCAACAAGCCACTGCCATCGTGGCTGCCCGCAGCAAAATAGTGGAGGGCGCTGTCGGCATGGTCGAAATGGCTCTTGAGCATCTGTCGCGCAAGCAAATCATCGAACTCGACGAAGAAAAAAAGGCCGCTATGGTAAGCAACCTGCTGGTCGTGCTCTGCGGCGACAAAAACGCCCAACCCGTGCTCAACACCGGGACTTTGCATCAATAA
- a CDS encoding inositol phosphorylceramide synthase, with the protein MRNSSLDLRHFSTLFVGSAAYFAWFWFFVGWRTEHLFLYVAVLSLYYAHATTRRFVLAFGAFIAYWIIYDSMRVLPNFEVNPIHVAEPYNIEKAWFGLNTPEGRITPNEYFKTRHTPFWDILTGLFYLNWVPIPLLFAFWLLRTDKLLFLKFSNAFLFTNLVGFCIYYLYPAAPPWYVEQYGFEVLHGTPGHAAGLLEFDKLLGISLFASMYEKNANVFAAIPSLHSAYPVLCLLYGWRLKKTWLNLLFAVFTAGVWFTAVYSRHHYIIDVLLGGAVALFSYLVFEYLSEKTVVKKWLERLMRHI; encoded by the coding sequence ATGAGAAATTCATCCCTTGACTTGAGACATTTTTCCACCCTTTTCGTTGGCTCAGCGGCCTATTTTGCATGGTTCTGGTTTTTTGTGGGGTGGCGCACCGAGCACCTGTTTCTTTATGTGGCCGTGCTGTCTCTCTATTACGCGCACGCAACCACACGGCGCTTCGTGTTGGCATTTGGAGCCTTCATTGCGTATTGGATTATCTATGATTCCATGCGCGTACTCCCGAACTTTGAGGTCAATCCAATCCACGTCGCCGAACCATACAACATCGAAAAAGCGTGGTTCGGGCTGAACACGCCGGAAGGTCGCATCACCCCCAACGAGTACTTCAAAACACGCCACACCCCATTCTGGGATATTCTGACAGGTCTGTTTTACCTCAATTGGGTGCCAATACCACTCCTGTTCGCCTTTTGGCTGCTGCGTACTGACAAACTGCTTTTTCTCAAATTTTCCAATGCATTCCTCTTCACCAACTTGGTAGGCTTTTGCATCTACTACCTCTACCCCGCCGCGCCACCGTGGTATGTGGAGCAATACGGGTTCGAGGTGCTACACGGCACACCCGGCCACGCCGCAGGACTGCTTGAGTTTGATAAACTGCTCGGCATTTCCCTCTTCGCCAGTATGTATGAAAAAAACGCCAACGTATTTGCGGCGATACCATCCTTGCACTCGGCCTATCCCGTGCTTTGCTTGCTCTACGGCTGGCGTTTGAAAAAAACATGGCTCAATTTGCTTTTTGCCGTTTTTACGGCGGGTGTTTGGTTTACGGCAGTTTATTCGCGGCATCACTACATCATTGATGTCCTATTGGGTGGCGCGGTGGCCCTGTTTTCTTACCTCGTGTTTGAATATCTTTCCGAAAAAACGGTGGTGAAAAAATGGCTTGAACGATTGATGCGGCACATATAA
- a CDS encoding DUF4833 domain-containing protein produces MNTYLSLPLVLLLLACIGIRASAQENYPTPPNGKHRLFYIQRTGNTNTIVYDANVTGKNAFKNGDPINIYWIRYAEDGSMQGLNYLQRTFAYGVKTKKIAGAGEYEFQLVCYSKKKLRLAFDAQGEPYAALKMSGRDMKLERIFVKIDKSTTFTLTPKVEYVELWGKDPRTGAAIYEKFIP; encoded by the coding sequence ATGAACACATATTTGAGTTTGCCTCTCGTCCTCCTCTTGTTGGCTTGCATCGGCATTAGAGCATCCGCGCAAGAAAACTATCCCACCCCGCCCAATGGCAAACACCGGCTGTTTTATATCCAGCGGACGGGCAACACGAACACCATCGTGTATGATGCCAACGTAACAGGAAAAAACGCGTTTAAAAATGGCGACCCTATCAACATCTACTGGATTCGCTACGCCGAAGATGGCAGCATGCAGGGATTGAACTACTTACAAAGAACTTTTGCTTATGGGGTCAAAACCAAAAAGATAGCTGGTGCCGGGGAATATGAGTTTCAATTGGTTTGCTATTCCAAGAAAAAACTGCGCCTCGCCTTTGATGCCCAAGGAGAACCTTATGCGGCTCTCAAAATGAGTGGCCGCGACATGAAACTGGAACGAATCTTCGTGAAAATTGACAAAAGCACCACGTTTACACTCACGCCAAAAGTCGAGTATGTGGAGCTTTGGGGCAAAGACCCCCGCACGGGCGCAGCCATCTATGAGAAATTCATCCCTTGA
- a CDS encoding CDP-alcohol phosphatidyltransferase family protein, which produces MSNFLKDVGQPLVYKAINPFINLLLKAGITPNAVTTIGFLINIVATIVFIAGGGKERTDLSYVGWGGAIILFGGLFDMIDGRLARVGKMESKFGALYDSVLDRYSELVMFLGICYYLVAQSYFLSSLFAFVAMIGSIMVSYVRARAEGLGIECKGGLMQRPERILLIGISAVVCGLLADYTGQFKYTFPGTNFPIFENITLFTFPIFVLAILTNWTAIQRLQESKTALDKLETK; this is translated from the coding sequence ATGTCAAACTTTCTGAAAGACGTAGGCCAACCGCTTGTTTACAAGGCCATCAACCCATTCATCAACCTGCTCTTGAAAGCAGGCATCACCCCCAATGCGGTGACGACAATAGGCTTCCTTATCAATATCGTAGCCACCATCGTGTTCATCGCCGGAGGGGGCAAGGAACGCACCGACTTGAGCTATGTGGGGTGGGGCGGTGCCATCATCCTGTTCGGGGGGCTGTTCGACATGATTGACGGGCGACTGGCTCGCGTGGGCAAGATGGAAAGCAAATTCGGCGCATTGTACGATTCCGTGCTCGACCGATACAGCGAGTTGGTCATGTTTCTGGGCATCTGCTACTATCTAGTAGCGCAGAGTTACTTCTTGAGCTCGCTGTTTGCGTTCGTCGCCATGATAGGCTCCATCATGGTAAGCTATGTGCGCGCGCGGGCAGAAGGGCTGGGCATAGAGTGCAAAGGCGGCCTCATGCAGCGACCCGAGCGCATTTTGCTGATTGGTATTTCTGCGGTGGTGTGTGGCCTATTGGCAGACTACACTGGCCAATTCAAATACACCTTTCCCGGCACCAATTTTCCTATTTTTGAAAATATCACTTTGTTCACCTTCCCTATTTTTGTCCTTGCCATCTTGACCAATTGGACGGCTATTCAAAGACTTCAAGAGTCGAAGACGGCGCTGGACAAATTGGAAACCAAATAA
- a CDS encoding carboxypeptidase-like regulatory domain-containing protein, which yields MYAKPSLRYWLIALVAAIHVTAFGQALTEVRGRIVDAKTDEPMPYATVKFDGTNLGTISDINGNFRVQTQEDVSTLTVTHIGYQSLTVKVTQGKKTEITLRLEESGTDLKEVVVKSGKYRNKNNPAVELIQKVIDNKSRNRKEALDFYQFEKYEKVQFAINNVTDKMRNGFLFRKINFIFDNVDTNRVTGDVNLPFFLREKISDVYYRKIPQAQKEYIRGERNSTLPGYLDNQGLSSSIENIYQEVDFYKNAINLVTMDFISPIADYAPTIYRFYILDTVLLMNTPCVHLYFAPRQKSDLGFMGYMWVALDSSYSLRKIEVGIPRDANLNWVNEMQINQEFNWVKTADADSALMLSKDEIFMDFGLTKNSDARSFLGRKITSYQNYRVNEILSDTLFRTKVNQFRDVGADARDDQFWAANRHDTLSAREQGIYKMVDSLNNHKPFRRIMGGVKFLFEGYTPVGGFDIGPANTFYSFNQVEGFRARLGGRTNLKFHNRIMLETYAAYGFKDEKLKGYLAAYYNFGSAQTLRFPLNQLKLWYQDDVRIPGQNLSFIQEDNFLLSFKRGVNDKMYYTRTIGAEYINENQDGITYSFSARNISYRPGGILKFDYELRDGLFYQEQVNTTELSAGFRYAPNEKFYQGATYRTPFLTKYPIFNVDYAIGVRNFLGSEYNYHRVSAKIFKGFFVAPFGWTVATVEASRIFGQVPYPLLIAHRANQTYAYQLESYNLMNFLEFISDKYVSINVNHNFGGFFFNRVPLLKKLKWREVVTAKVLWGGLDARNRPTSENGLLLFPVDANGNNITYTLDEKPYVEASVGIANIFKFVRIDLVRRLTYTENPGISKMGVRMRFKLEF from the coding sequence ATGTACGCAAAACCCAGCCTGCGATATTGGCTAATTGCCCTTGTCGCGGCCATCCATGTCACTGCTTTTGGTCAAGCACTCACAGAAGTGCGCGGTCGCATCGTGGATGCAAAAACCGATGAGCCAATGCCTTATGCCACCGTCAAATTCGATGGCACCAACCTCGGTACTATTTCCGACATCAATGGCAATTTTCGGGTGCAGACGCAAGAGGACGTGAGCACGCTTACGGTGACACATATTGGCTATCAATCGTTGACAGTCAAAGTGACGCAGGGCAAAAAGACAGAGATAACCCTTCGATTGGAAGAATCCGGGACGGATTTGAAAGAGGTGGTGGTGAAATCCGGCAAATACCGCAACAAGAACAATCCAGCGGTAGAGCTGATCCAGAAAGTGATTGACAACAAGTCGCGCAATCGCAAGGAGGCACTTGATTTCTATCAGTTTGAAAAATATGAGAAAGTCCAATTCGCCATCAATAACGTGACAGATAAAATGCGGAACGGATTTCTATTTCGCAAAATCAATTTCATTTTCGACAACGTGGACACCAACCGGGTGACTGGCGATGTCAACCTACCCTTCTTTTTGAGGGAGAAAATATCGGATGTTTACTATCGGAAAATACCGCAAGCACAAAAAGAATACATACGAGGCGAGCGCAACTCCACCCTGCCCGGCTATTTGGACAATCAAGGCCTTTCCAGCTCTATAGAAAATATCTATCAGGAAGTAGATTTCTATAAAAACGCCATCAATCTGGTTACGATGGACTTTATCAGCCCAATAGCCGATTATGCGCCCACTATCTATCGTTTCTATATTCTCGACACAGTACTGTTGATGAATACGCCTTGCGTGCATCTTTACTTTGCGCCGCGTCAAAAAAGCGACTTGGGATTCATGGGATATATGTGGGTGGCGCTGGACTCGTCGTACTCCTTGCGCAAAATAGAAGTGGGGATTCCGAGAGACGCAAACCTCAACTGGGTGAACGAGATGCAAATCAATCAAGAGTTCAACTGGGTAAAGACGGCGGATGCAGATAGCGCGTTGATGCTATCGAAAGATGAAATTTTTATGGATTTCGGCTTAACCAAGAATAGTGATGCGCGTTCATTTCTTGGAAGAAAAATTACATCTTATCAGAACTATCGGGTCAATGAAATTTTGTCCGACACCCTTTTTCGCACAAAGGTGAACCAATTCAGGGATGTCGGGGCAGATGCGAGAGACGACCAATTTTGGGCAGCAAATCGGCACGACACCCTTTCTGCCCGCGAGCAGGGAATCTATAAAATGGTGGATAGCCTGAACAATCACAAACCCTTTCGCCGAATCATGGGAGGGGTGAAGTTTTTGTTTGAAGGCTACACACCCGTCGGGGGCTTCGACATTGGCCCCGCCAACACCTTTTACAGCTTCAATCAGGTCGAGGGTTTCAGGGCGCGGCTGGGAGGTCGCACCAACTTGAAGTTCCACAATCGCATCATGCTGGAGACCTACGCGGCCTATGGTTTCAAGGACGAAAAGCTAAAAGGCTATTTGGCGGCCTACTACAACTTTGGCAGCGCACAAACCCTGCGTTTCCCACTCAATCAGCTCAAACTGTGGTATCAGGATGATGTCCGAATTCCCGGACAAAATCTGAGCTTCATTCAGGAAGACAACTTCCTGCTTTCGTTCAAGCGCGGCGTGAATGATAAAATGTATTACACCCGCACCATCGGCGCAGAGTACATCAACGAAAATCAGGACGGCATTACCTACTCGTTTTCGGCCAGAAACATCAGCTATCGGCCCGGGGGCATCTTGAAGTTCGACTACGAGCTTCGAGATGGATTGTTCTATCAAGAGCAAGTGAACACCACGGAGCTGAGCGCGGGCTTTCGCTATGCACCCAACGAAAAATTCTATCAGGGAGCCACATATCGCACGCCCTTCTTGACGAAATATCCCATTTTCAATGTGGACTACGCGATAGGGGTGCGCAATTTTCTCGGCAGCGAATACAACTATCATCGAGTATCGGCCAAGATTTTCAAAGGCTTTTTTGTGGCACCTTTTGGCTGGACGGTGGCCACCGTGGAGGCAAGTCGCATATTTGGACAGGTGCCATACCCGCTCTTGATCGCGCATCGCGCCAACCAAACTTATGCCTATCAGTTGGAATCATACAACCTGATGAATTTTCTCGAGTTCATCAGCGACAAATATGTTTCCATCAACGTCAATCACAATTTCGGCGGGTTCTTTTTCAACCGTGTGCCGCTGCTGAAAAAATTGAAATGGCGCGAGGTGGTGACGGCCAAAGTGCTTTGGGGTGGGCTGGACGCTCGCAACCGCCCCACTTCGGAAAATGGCCTGCTGCTGTTCCCGGTGGATGCCAACGGCAACAACATCACATATACCCTTGACGAAAAACCTTATGTGGAAGCCAGCGTGGGCATTGCCAATATCTTCAAGTTTGTTCGGATTGATTTGGTGCGCCGCCTCACCTACACCGAAAATCCCGGCATTTCAAAAATGGGCGTTCGGATGCGTTTCAAGTTGGAGTTTTAA
- a CDS encoding GtrA family protein, which yields MKTRDNITNKQKIVAGEQPLPRPLRRQAQLLGKYGSTSLAATTADFAMFHAALTLLGALPVQATVMGRSVGSVVAFLLHRSWVFKNAKNRDDNALRIKYVVGIFIGMGLNAAGVWLLNGGLGVEPWPARVVTATAVWLFGFLFNKKIVFG from the coding sequence GTGAAAACACGAGACAACATAACGAACAAACAAAAAATAGTGGCGGGCGAGCAGCCATTGCCGCGACCCTTGCGTAGGCAGGCGCAGCTGCTTGGCAAGTATGGCTCTACCTCTCTTGCGGCTACCACCGCTGATTTTGCCATGTTCCATGCCGCGCTGACTTTGTTGGGAGCGCTCCCCGTGCAAGCTACCGTGATGGGGCGTTCGGTGGGTTCTGTCGTGGCTTTTTTGTTGCACCGTTCGTGGGTTTTCAAAAATGCCAAAAACCGCGATGACAATGCGCTGCGAATAAAATACGTCGTGGGCATTTTTATCGGGATGGGGCTGAATGCGGCGGGCGTGTGGCTGCTGAATGGTGGCTTGGGGGTGGAGCCTTGGCCTGCACGGGTGGTTACTGCCACGGCGGTGTGGTTGTTTGGTTTTTTGTTCAACAAAAAAATTGTGTTTGGATAG